The following proteins are encoded in a genomic region of Amycolatopsis sulphurea:
- a CDS encoding acyl-CoA dehydrogenase family protein, giving the protein MYTGNPDVPDDVFADVLSQIDDFVRARVVPREREIMATDDIPADLRAQAKDMGLFGYAIPQEWGGLGLDLVQDVEVAMTLGYTSLALRSMFGTNNGIAGQVLVGFGTAEQQAAWLPKLASGEVVASFALTEPGAGSDPAGLRTTAEPAADGWVINGNKRFITNATEADLFVTFARIPDIGIAVFLVPADTPGVGVGVKDAKMGQEGSRTADVTFDQVQVGPEALVQGDGYRAAMTSLTRGRVHIAGLAVGTAQRALDESVTHAANATQGGTTIGEFQLVQAMLADQQTGVLAGRALVRDTARRYVTGEDRRIAPSATKLFCTEMAGRTADLAVQIHGGSGYLREMPVERIYRDVRLLRLYEGTSEIQRLIIGGGLVRAAQRRPS; this is encoded by the coding sequence GTGTACACCGGAAACCCGGACGTTCCGGACGACGTCTTCGCCGACGTCCTCTCCCAGATCGACGACTTCGTCCGCGCCCGGGTCGTGCCACGGGAACGCGAGATCATGGCGACCGACGACATCCCCGCCGATCTCAGGGCGCAGGCCAAGGACATGGGCCTGTTCGGTTACGCGATCCCCCAGGAGTGGGGCGGCCTCGGCCTCGATCTGGTACAGGATGTCGAGGTCGCCATGACCCTCGGCTACACCTCACTGGCATTGCGCTCGATGTTCGGCACCAACAACGGCATTGCCGGGCAGGTGCTGGTCGGCTTCGGCACCGCGGAGCAGCAGGCCGCCTGGCTGCCGAAACTGGCGTCCGGAGAGGTAGTGGCCTCGTTCGCACTCACCGAACCGGGCGCCGGCTCCGATCCGGCCGGGCTGCGCACCACCGCCGAACCCGCCGCTGACGGCTGGGTCATCAACGGGAACAAGCGGTTCATCACCAACGCCACCGAGGCCGACCTGTTCGTGACCTTCGCCCGCATCCCGGACATCGGCATCGCCGTATTCCTCGTGCCTGCCGACACTCCCGGAGTGGGCGTCGGCGTCAAGGACGCGAAGATGGGCCAGGAGGGCTCGCGCACCGCCGACGTCACCTTCGACCAGGTCCAGGTCGGCCCGGAAGCCCTCGTGCAGGGCGACGGCTACCGAGCCGCCATGACCTCGCTGACCCGCGGCAGGGTGCACATCGCCGGCCTGGCCGTCGGCACCGCCCAGCGCGCACTGGACGAATCCGTCACACACGCCGCGAACGCCACCCAGGGCGGCACCACGATCGGCGAGTTCCAGCTGGTCCAGGCCATGCTCGCGGACCAGCAGACCGGCGTACTGGCCGGCCGGGCACTGGTCCGGGACACCGCCCGGCGCTACGTCACCGGCGAAGACCGCCGCATCGCCCCGTCCGCCACGAAGCTTTTCTGCACCGAAATGGCCGGCCGCACCGCCGACCTGGCAGTCCAGATCCACGGCGGCAGCGGATACCTGCGCGAAATGCCCGTCGAACGCATCTACCGCGA
- a CDS encoding response regulator has protein sequence MIKLMFADDEELVRSGLRAMMSGAADIEIVGEASDGRTAVEVARRYHPDVVLLDIKMRAPDDGIRALRAILALPDPPSVAMLTTFDIDEYVSLALRLGANGFLLKDIDPSALLRAIRDLAGGGAVLDPGVAARMVQTHRDEQRAAQPARKLLASLSEREREVVALIGQGLSNAEIGARLHLSEATVKGYVSAVLSKIGAANRVQAALLAYRGGLLDQ, from the coding sequence TTGATCAAGCTCATGTTCGCCGACGACGAGGAACTGGTTCGGTCGGGACTGCGCGCCATGATGTCGGGCGCCGCCGATATCGAGATCGTCGGCGAGGCGAGCGACGGCAGGACCGCGGTCGAGGTCGCGCGGCGTTATCACCCCGACGTCGTCCTGCTCGACATCAAGATGCGGGCCCCGGACGACGGTATCCGCGCGCTGCGGGCCATCCTCGCGCTGCCGGATCCGCCCAGCGTCGCGATGCTGACCACGTTCGACATCGACGAGTACGTCAGCCTCGCGCTGCGGCTCGGCGCGAATGGCTTCCTCCTCAAGGACATCGACCCGTCCGCGCTCCTGCGGGCCATCCGGGATCTCGCCGGCGGTGGCGCGGTGCTCGACCCGGGCGTGGCCGCGCGCATGGTGCAGACCCACCGGGACGAGCAGCGTGCCGCGCAGCCGGCGCGCAAGCTGCTGGCCTCGCTGTCCGAACGGGAACGCGAGGTGGTCGCGTTGATCGGTCAGGGGCTGTCCAACGCCGAGATCGGCGCCAGACTGCACCTGTCCGAGGCGACGGTGAAGGGGTACGTGTCGGCGGTGCTCTCGAAGATCGGCGCTGCCAACCGGGTGCAGGCTGCCCTGCTGGCCTATCGGGGTGGCCTGCTCGACCAGTAG
- a CDS encoding cold-shock protein: MVATGKVSRFDDVRGYGFISLDSGGEDAFLHVNDLTFDKRLVVPGARVEFLLEEGDRGLKASQVRLAEQPAAPVGSFAGSHEQDELCDLLSTSQLTAELTERLLFAVPTLTGEQIVAVRKAVVGVAQVHRWIDD; encoded by the coding sequence ATGGTGGCAACGGGCAAAGTAAGCCGATTCGACGATGTGCGCGGTTATGGGTTCATCTCCCTGGACAGTGGTGGCGAGGACGCGTTCCTCCACGTGAACGATCTGACTTTCGACAAGCGGCTGGTGGTACCGGGCGCCCGGGTGGAGTTCCTGCTCGAGGAAGGCGACCGCGGGCTGAAGGCGTCCCAGGTCCGGCTGGCCGAGCAGCCGGCGGCGCCGGTCGGCTCGTTCGCGGGATCGCACGAGCAGGACGAGCTTTGCGACCTGCTCTCGACCTCGCAGCTGACCGCGGAGCTGACCGAGCGGCTGCTCTTCGCGGTGCCGACGCTCACCGGCGAGCAAATCGTGGCGGTCCGGAAGGCCGTCGTCGGGGTCGCGCAGGTGCACCGTTGGATCGACGACTGA
- a CDS encoding trimeric intracellular cation channel family protein produces the protein MVLTVLEFLGLVAFAASGALAAVRARLDVFGVIVLGLTTALGGGILRDVLLGIHPPTSLRNWPYLAVCAATALIVFAFHPQVARLRRAVLVADALGLGVFATAGTTLALNAGATVYAACLIGMTSGIGGGAVRDLLLREIPLVLRKEIYAVAALTGSVCVGVGHALRLPAGPVTVVAAAVVVTIRMLSLWRHWNAPVARPADEGPS, from the coding sequence ATGGTCCTGACTGTGCTCGAATTCCTCGGGCTGGTCGCCTTCGCGGCGTCCGGCGCGCTCGCCGCCGTGCGGGCACGGCTGGACGTGTTCGGCGTGATCGTCCTCGGGCTCACCACCGCCCTCGGCGGCGGCATCCTACGCGACGTGCTGCTGGGCATCCATCCGCCGACGTCCTTGCGTAACTGGCCTTATCTGGCGGTCTGCGCGGCCACCGCGCTGATCGTGTTCGCCTTCCACCCGCAGGTCGCCCGGCTCCGGCGCGCGGTGCTGGTCGCGGACGCCCTCGGGCTCGGCGTGTTCGCCACGGCCGGGACCACGCTGGCGCTGAACGCGGGCGCGACCGTGTATGCGGCCTGTCTCATCGGCATGACCAGCGGAATCGGCGGTGGCGCGGTCCGCGATCTGCTGCTGCGCGAGATCCCGCTGGTGCTGCGTAAGGAAATCTACGCGGTGGCCGCGCTTACCGGGTCGGTGTGCGTCGGCGTCGGGCACGCGCTGCGGCTTCCCGCCGGTCCGGTCACGGTGGTGGCCGCGGCGGTGGTGGTGACTATCCGGATGCTCTCGCTCTGGCGGCATTGGAACGCGCCGGTCGCGCGGCCGGCCGACGAAGGTCCTTCGTGA
- a CDS encoding response regulator transcription factor: MRILVVDDDRAVRESLRRSLEFNGYTVELASDGAQALETILANRPDALVLDVMMPRLDGLEVARRLRSTGDDLPILVLTARDTVSDRVSGLDAGADDYLPKPFALEELLARLRALLRRAVPDNQHGDVSEVLSFADLTLEPGTREVRRGGREISLTRTEFALLELFLSYPKHVLTRGRILEEVWGYDFPTSGNALEVYVGYLRRKTEADGEPRLIHTVRGVGYVLRETPP, encoded by the coding sequence ATGCGCATCCTTGTAGTGGACGACGATCGTGCCGTCCGTGAGTCACTCAGACGGTCTCTGGAGTTCAACGGCTACACCGTGGAGCTGGCCAGCGATGGTGCGCAGGCGCTGGAGACGATTCTCGCCAACCGGCCCGACGCGTTGGTGCTCGACGTGATGATGCCGCGGCTGGACGGGCTCGAGGTGGCCCGGAGGCTGCGCAGCACTGGGGACGACCTGCCCATCCTCGTGCTGACCGCGCGGGACACCGTCTCCGACCGGGTCTCCGGTCTCGACGCCGGAGCCGACGACTATCTGCCCAAGCCGTTCGCGCTGGAGGAACTGCTCGCCCGGCTGCGCGCGTTGCTGCGCCGTGCGGTGCCGGACAACCAGCATGGCGACGTGAGCGAAGTGCTGTCCTTCGCCGATCTCACCCTGGAACCGGGCACTCGCGAGGTCCGCCGCGGCGGCCGCGAGATCAGCCTCACCCGAACCGAATTCGCGCTGCTCGAGCTGTTTCTTTCGTACCCCAAGCACGTGCTGACCCGCGGAAGGATCCTGGAGGAAGTATGGGGTTACGACTTCCCGACGTCGGGCAACGCGCTGGAGGTCTACGTCGGTTATTTGCGCCGCAAAACAGAGGCCGACGGGGAGCCGAGGCTGATCCACACGGTACGGGGAGTGGGGTACGTGCTGCGCGAAACTCCACCGTGA